A window of Oncorhynchus kisutch isolate 150728-3 linkage group LG10, Okis_V2, whole genome shotgun sequence contains these coding sequences:
- the prrc2c gene encoding protein PRRC2C isoform X1, translating into MSEKSGQSTKAKDGKTKYATLSLFNTYKGKSLETQKTAVAARHGLQSLGKVAVSRRMPPPANLPSLKAENKGNDPNVNIVPKDGSGWASRPEGGDDRQSETPPPQPKPAAPQPPEVSSSIGGSRSWANSKPPPQLEGGAPRVSSQFHQEFPSLQAAGEAEKGEGQEEEPYGPGPSLRPQNVGSWREGGGRNLTTGASPSEMDSRGPEEGGSAFSTPSPPGEAEEGGRVPPNEKGEVRERLPLSVQPASLSSQPQLQSSSSVPAQPKLNGGQQASAGVPPQFHPQFRGMMPPYMFHAYPRMPFAPVPGNIRYPVPQDGARRVRPQQGPPQAWLKDPDRPSIISATELKELDNLDTEADEGWAGAQMEVDYTEKLNFSDDEENQAAKEKGENWEWIGKVERMRPLRPLDGQEGSKGSWVDGRDPRAPSPGSIGQYKTGPPQDYQGQPGVRLVGSRAPRVAKSPTAAPSGEEESEAWRQQRKKQDLSEAVERARRRREEEEKRMEEQRLAACAEKLKRLNEKLRPATEATSVPAGETTNEEMGAVCEDTPPLSVPPPISSPAPSQADPLPQPLTIPAPLQDRERMERERMECENKRMERVEPSAEESQFVPRQPSPPVQRPESIPPEPQLGEGTLGEVGPLSEVSPLVDESQTERLIPMPIREYFSTDESRVEGRVPLSLPRMDPPIGEDTQVAPPDLEGEAGAAIRPSLTSGYSKQFQKSLPPRFLRQQEQMKQQQWQQQQQQGGGGGGGGGGGTVSPSGGGAGGGGSVAGPQQQHRSLYQPIGPPHHQQHLANMGFDPRWLMMQSYMDPRIMSGRPPLDMPNMHPGPGRMGPKQIVRREAGDKSSSSSDSFDHLTRPIRDHSLPSEPRTVWGSDPYAQTDPLTSATPPKGWEDKDTRLDSGLELDRGLPVIYPSQDISPLEPRSKTDLFRNPTEPLSAFGPGPEEAPGSLQTERGPGESPFEPEEPGLPTGEEVEALGQAMLQRTISQGSSHSLKLDEPRFDSLPLGTKTLELQDAGERPGPDELKPRKEPFSQAAVANNRPTPPSDSLHKPEKLPLSVPSKQKAELRLGGRSVAGRREGPGGERPVRRSGPIKKPVLRDMKEEREQREERERHRERGERGERPKKEERGGAKAAFAPAAVSGGPRDRPQGERERERDGKREAPETEEGPVNGPQRSRDTQALSGAQAPASQDNKTDKPMTNDKHPEPKLSCRKESNLPPRAYRREERERERERERDREREMERDRERDWPADGFRARGRGEYYSRGRSFRGTYSGRNRGGRGRSRGEYPYREPRSRSDLPTTGGGIAFRCCREESETRSESSDFEVMPKRRRRRGSNTESESEGGRESASDTGASDREPSAKPPRPLRRELPGEPRSGPHKPGFGPPHLGEKGGLRGGDEEGRPKPGFLPKGEPSRRGRGGLYSRRGGARERGGPRSAPLRRQGTRELSSQWPSKPMETFRPEDTEPSSRYDNRDTHSDRRPVRGDRDRPFEVKKFGEGGPQSSRDRERPRRPRPARPPRQDKPPRFRRLKEREAAVLAGGETGPGPTSTASLPALVRASGPGPVSLSPTLSRASGTPVTMPVEGGPTAVDLHLTSDPALPDATPPTTSAMGTKSPDFSNQNSSDQANEEWETASESSDFNERREREERRGALEAANAATQPSAPAPLPPQGSAPPSRTPTEGGMTPKREAAGPAWARRSFSSQRPVERQNRRGNSGPKPGRGYTGGKGERRGGAKAGRRGAAPNPDSAPGGGAVRPGGKDPSGRRKDEAKQTKQKPKEKENALLQFDLNNYASVVIIDDHPEVTTLEDTQSNTADDGFTEVVSRKQQKRLQDEERRKKEEQTTQHYGKKGSGEKGRGGGGKLPPRFAKKQQQQQASLQQQASQPQPPPPPKKNKPHLSAPQFPPPSQPAASPQTLEGSLTPLPSALTPTIVDFSSKTSLPAVALATQPHSTLGTELWENKVAGSTVLPDVKKLGPISPPQPPSVSAWNKPLTTFTGAVTPEGVKPGSEGSVDLGMDRIQFGAPSSAGSTDSDGVPAMLETGPDNKLPAPKEQRQKQPRAGPIKTQKLPDMEPKEYKPGPIGKERSLRNRKAKDIHGAEGEGLDGGIVPGGGASRAVDSSPTNTDTSVPELGGDIEVMITIASAEYGSSSKESVTDYTTPSSSLADSVPTGGSKMEESLVANVPLPHSLPLPRREALQQSSSLSTVSPASVDLTLKMESARKAWENSPSLVEKSSPVTSSSPITSCTSSSYSSFSSASMPQIPVASVTPSTSLTGAGTYTTSSLSTKTTTASDPPNICKVKPQQLQTGSMSGTSFSQLGCVAPLLPQQQQTPQVYVSQSAAAQIPAFYMDTSHLFSNPRLAPPSLAQQQGYQPRLSQPYKALFSPLQQAAVQQIPIPIYAPLQGQHQHQHTHQHTHSHQAQLGLSTGPPVSQPQDLFSSSLQPYRSQQAFMQSSLSQPSPMMLSGPSLHSYPGVGGPDLGKPQSSLAYQQPSNTHIPIMFEPQLNQPSGMGGSQLIDTHLLQVWEKRQGMSQHSNLYSGQVQQHGQSSYYSNTQSPSSAMQQVQVSLPGSQLGLPNYGSGGGQPLLALPPTPPQAQPPSLSRQPPISQPYRGPFGPGPTHSMMQPPSSKMCEMDLKLFGSGMDMKPGTPPHSARSTTPTSSPYRASSTSPSSQSSKMNSMLYQKQFQPSSAAMRVTQHFPGQFNPQILSQPNMVSPLVRPPPHTQHANSFGGGMQRSPMGPPPMSPSLGGGLMPHPRPLPQQQQFPQQHLSHPPRGPPPPLAPRGPPGPRGNQAEQDLKAKQRAEVLQSTHKFFSEQQLKAPSVSKPTRLDQGGCKPPLDILPPNHQTVGVVERPEPDKSSLSVGKPIRTGPIKPQAIKPEEGK; encoded by the exons ATGTCAGAGAAGTCAGGGCAGAGCACCAAGGCAAAGGATGGCAAGACCAAGTATGCAACCCTTAGCCTCTTCAACACATACAAGGGCAAGTCTCTGGAGACCCAGAAAACTGCAG TTGCTGCCAGACATGGGCTCCAGAGTTTGGGAAAGGTTGCCGTCAGTCGACGCATGCCCCCCCCTGCCAACCTGCCCAGTTTGAAGGCAGAGAATAAGGGCAACGACCCCAACGTTAACATTGTCCCCAAGGACGGCAGTGGCTGGGCCTCCAGACCTGAGGGAGGAGACGATAG GCAGTCTGAGACCCCCCCTCCCCAGCCTAAGCCCGCTGCCCCCCAACCCCCAGAGGTCTCGTCCTCTATAGGGGGCAGCAGATCCTGGGCCAACAGCAAGCCACCACCACAGCTAGAAGGAGGAGCACCTCGTGTGAGCAGCCAGTTCCACCAGGAGTTCCCCAGTTTGCAGGCAGCTGGGGAGGCGGAGAAAGGggaggggcaggaggaggagcCTTATGGACCTGGACCCAGTCTCAGACCTCAGA ATGTTGGTAGTTGGCGAGAGGGCGGGGGCAGGAATCTGACCACAGGAGCCAGCCCTTCTGAGATGGACAGCCGTGGGCCAGAGGAGGGAGGGTCGGCTTTCAGCACCCCCTCACCCCCTGGGGAGGCGGAGGAGGGGGGCAGGGTGCCCCCTAATGAAAAGGGAGAAGTCAGGGAGAGGCTGCCCCTGTCTGTCCAGCCTgcatccctctcctcccagccccagCTACAATCCTCCTCCTCTGTGCCTGCCCAGCCTAAACTCAACGGGGGCCAGCAGGCCTCTGCCGGGGTGCCTCCCCAGTTCCACCCCCAGTTCAGGGGCATGATGCCACCTTAT ATGTTCCACGCGTACCCCAGAATGCCCTTTGCTCCAGTGCCAGGTAACATAAGATACCCTGTTCCACAGGATGGAGCcag GAGGGTCCGTCCCCAGCAGGGGCCCCCCCAGGCCTGGCTCAAGGATCCAGACAGACCCTCCATCATCAGCGCCACAGAGCTCAAAGAGCTTGACAACCTGGACACTGAAGCTGACGAGGGCTGGGCTG GAGCTCAGATGGAGGTCGACTACACAGAGAAACTCAACTTCAGTGACGATGAGGAGAACCAAGCCGCCAAGGAGAAAGGAGAAAACTG GGAGTGGATCGGTAAAGTGGAGCGGATGAGGCCGCTGCGCCCCTTAGATGGCCAGGAGGGCAGCAAAGGCTCATGGGTAGATGGAAGGGACCCCAGGGCGCCCTCCCCAGGCAGTATAGGGCAGTACAAGACCGGCCCACCACAGGACTACCAG GGTCAGCCAGGTGTGCGCTTGGTAGGCAGCAGAGCCCCTCGCGTGGCCAAATCCCCCACCGCAGCTCCCTCTGGCGAGGAGGAGTCAGAGGCCTGGCGCCAGCAACGCAAGAAGCAGGACTTGTCGGAAGCAGTAGAAAGAGCCAggcggaggagagaagaggaggagaagaggatggaAGAGCAGAGACTCGCCGCCTGCGCAGAGAAACTCAAGCGCCTTAACGAGAAACTCCGCCCAGCAACAGAGGCCACGTCCGTCCCTGCCGGAGAGACAACCAATGAAGAGATGGGAGCTGTGTGTGAAGACACACCCCCTTTGTCTGTTCCTCCCCCCATCTCTAGCCCTGCACCTTCTCAGGCTGACCCTCTCCCACAGCCCCTGACCATACCAGCCCCTctccaagacagagagaggatggaaagagagaggatggagtgCGAGAACAAGAGGATGGAAAGAGTAGAGCCTAGTGCGGAGGAGAGTCAGTTTGTGCCTCGCCAGCCAAGCCCCCCGGTTCAAAGACCAGAGTCCATACCCCCAGAGCCTCAGCTCGGAGAGGGCACCCTAGGTGAGGTGGGCCCCCTGAGCGAGGTAAGCCCCCTGGTGGATGAGAGCCAGACTGAGAGACTGATTCCCATGCCTATCCGAGAGTACTTCAGCACCGACGAGAGTAGAG tggagGGGCGTGtgcccctgtctctgccccgTATGGACCCCCCCATTGGAGAGGACACCCAGGTGGCCCCCCCAGacctggagggagaggcaggggctGCCATACGCCCCTCTCTCACCTCGGGATACTCCAAACAATTCCAGAAGTCTCTGCCCCCACGCTTCCTCAGGCAGCAG gagCAGATGaagcagcagcagtggcagcagcagcagcagcagggtggtggaggaggaggaggaggtggtggtgggacTGTGTCCCCATCAGGAGGAGGTGCGGGTGGAGGAGGAAGTGTAGCTGGCCCCCAGCAGCAGCACCGCTCCCTGTACCAGCCCATCGGCCCCCCTCACCATCAGCAGCACCTGGCTAACATGGGGTTTGACCCTCGCTGGCTCATGATGCAGTCATACATGGACCCCCGCATAATGTCTGGAAGACCACCACTCGACATGCCAAACATGCACCCTGGACCTG GGCGGATGGGTCCTAAGCAGATAGTTCGTAGAGAAGCAGGGGACAAGTCCAGCTCCAGTTCTGACTCCTTTGACCACCTGACCAGGCCCATACGGGACCACAGTCTCCCCTCTGAACCACGTACAGTGTGGGGGTCTGACCCGTACGCACAAACTGATCCCCTAACCTCTGCCACTCCCCCTAAAGGATGGGAGGACAAGGACACCAG GTTGGACTCTGGTTTGGAGCTGGACCGGGGTTTACCAGTTATTTACCCCAGCCAGGATATCAGTCCTCTTGAACCCCGCAGCAAGACTGACTTATTCAGAAATCCCACAGAACCCCTGTCAGCATTTGGCCCGGGCCCCGAGGAGGCTCCAGGATccctgcagacagagagagggcctggTGAGTCCCCCTTTGAGCCAGAGGAGCCTGGCCTGCCCACTGGAGAGGAAGTTGAGGCTCTGGGACAGGCCATGCTACAGAGGACCATCTCCCAGGGATCCAGCCACTCACTCAAACTGGACGAGCCTAGGTTCGACAGCCTCCCCCTGGGCACAAAGACACTTGAGCTCCAGGATGCAGGGGAGAGGCCAGGCCCAGACGAACTGAAGCCTAGGAAAGAGCCTTTCTCCCAGGCTGCTGTGGCCAACAACAGGCCCACCCCTCCATCCGACAGCCTCCACAAGCCAGAGAAGCTGCCCTTGTCAGTCCCTAGCAAGCAGAAGGCTGAGTTGCGTTTGGGAGGGAGGTCAGTGGCCGGCCGGAGGGAAGGGCCAGGGGGTGAGAGGCCTGTACGCAGGTCTGGACCCATTAAGAAACCTGTACTCCGAGAcatgaaggaagagagagagcagcgggaggagagagagcgacacagagagagaggggaaagaggggagagaccCAAGAAGGAGGAGCGAGGAGGAGCAAAAGCTGCATTCGCACCTGCTGCTGTGTCTGGGGGCCCCAGGGACAGGccccagggagaaagagagagggagagggatgggaagAGGGAGGCCCCTGAGACTGAGGAAGGGCCTGTGAATGGCCCCCAGAGATCCAGAGACACACAAGCCCTATCAGGAGCACAGGCACCAGCCTCCCAGGACAACAAGACAGACAAACCAATGACCAATGATAAACACCCCGAACCTAAACTATCCTGTAGGAAGGAGTCCAACCTTCCTCCAAGGGCCTACCGccgtgaggagagggagagggagcgagaaagagaaagggatcgggaaagagagatggagcgggacagagagagagactggccggCTGATGGTTTTCGAGCCAGAGGCAGAGGGGAGTACTACTCGCGAGGACGGAGTTTCCGGGGGACTTACAGTGGTCGAAATAGAGGTGGCCGGGGTCGTAGTCGGGGGGAGTACCCTTACCGGGAGCCACGCTCGCGCTCAGACCTCCCAACCACCGGTGGCGGCATTGCCTTCCGCTGCTGCCGTGAAGAGAGCGAGACGCGCAGCGAGAGCTCTGACTTCGAGGTGATGCCCAAACGCAGGAGGCGCCGTGGCTCCAATACCGAATCGGAGAGTGAAGGAGGACGGGAGTCCGCTAGCGACACGGGGGCTTCAGACCGTGAGCCCAGCGCTAAACCACCCCGACCGCTCCGCAGGGAACTACCAGGAGAGCCCCGCTCCGGACCACACAAACCTGGCTTTGGACCCCCTCAcctgggagagaaaggagggctcaggggaggagacgaggagggtagGCCCAAGCCAGGCTTCCTGCCCAAAGGAGAGCCGTCACGGCGGGGGAGAGGGGGCCTGTACAGCAGGCGAGggggagccagggagagaggaggtccTAGGTCAGCTCCTCTCAGACGACAAGGAACCAGAGAGTTGTCCTCCCAGTGGCCCTCTAAACCCATGGAAACCTTCCGCCCTGAGGACACAGAACCCTCATCACGCTACGACAATCGGGACACCCACTCTGACCGACGGCCTGTACGAGGGGACAGAGACCGTCCTTTCGAGGTGAAGAAGTTTGGGGAGGGGGGACCCCAGagtagcagagacagagagaggccccGTCGTCCTCGCCCAGCCCGACCCCCCAGACAGGACAAACCCCCCCGCTTCCGGAGGCTGAAGGAAAGAGAGGCTGCTGTcttagctggaggagagacaggaccTGGACCCACCTCCACTGCCTCCCTCCCAGCCTTAGTGCGTGCCTCTGGGCCTggccctgtctccctgtcccctaccctctCCAGAGCTTCAGGGACCCCTGTCACCATGCCTGTAGAGGGGGGACCCACAGCCGTTGACCTGCACCTGACCTCTGACCCAGCCCTGCCTGATGCCACCCCTCCCACCACCTCTGCCATGGGCACCAAGTCACCTGACTTTTCCAACCAGAACTCTTCTGACCAGGCCAACGAGGAGTGGGAGACGGCGTCAGAGAGCAGTGACTTTAACGAAcggagagaacgagaggagaggaggggagcgcTGGAGGCTGCTAACGCAGCTACCCAGCCCTCGGCCCCAGCCCCGCTACCCCCTCAAGGCTCAGCACCCCCCAGTAGGACCCCCACTGAGGGAGGGATGACGCCCAAACGCGAAGCAGCGGGGCCTGCCTGGGCCAGGAGGAGTTTCTCCAGTCAGCGTCCGGTGGAGAGGCAGAACCGCAGGGGGAACAGCGGACCCAAACCAGGCCGCGGCTACacaggggggaagggagagaggagaggaggtgccaAGGCTGGACGCAGAGG agctGCCCCTAACCCAGACTCAGCCCCAGGTGGGGGAGCAGTGCGTCCCGGGGGTAAAGATCCATCTGGACGCAGGAAGGACGAggccaaacagaccaaacagaaacCCAAGGAGAAGGAGAATGCTTTGTTGCAGTTTGACCTCAACAACTATGcca GTGTGGTGATCATAGATGACCATCCAGAGGTGACTACCTTAGAGGACACCCAGTCTAACACTGCAGACGACGGCTTCACTGAGGTGGTCTCACGTAAACAACAGAAACGACTACAggacgaggagaggaggaagaaagaagaACAGACTACACAg CACTATGGGAAGAAAGgatcaggggagaaggggagaggaggaggaggcaagcTGCCTCCCAGATTCGCCAaaaagcagcagcagcaacaagcATCGCTACAACAGCAAGCCTCACAGCCACAGcctccacccccccccaaaaaaaacaagcCACATCTCTCTGCCCCCCAGTTCCCTCCCCCTTCCCAGCCTGCTGCCTCTCCTCAGACTCTGGAGGGCTCTTTAACCCCCCTACCCTCCGCCCTGACCCCTACCATCGTGGACTTCAGCTCTAAGACCTCCCTGCCAGCTGTGGCCCTGGCCACGCAGCCCCACAGCACTCTGGGTACGGAACTCTGGGAAAACAAGGTGGCCGGATCCACCGTCCTGCCCGACGTCAAGAAAC ttGGACCTATCAGCCCTCCTCAGCCTCCTTCAGTCAGTGCCTGGAACAAACCTCTCACCACTTTCACTGGGGCCGTCACTCCTGAG GGAGTCAAACCTGGCTCAGAAGGCAGTGTGGATCTGGGGATGGACAGGATCCAGTTTGGAGCCCCGTCCTCAGCTGGCAGTACAGACAGTGATGGTGTACCAGCCATGCTAGAGACCGGACCTGACAACAAACTACCTGCTCCTAaagaacagagacagaaacagcccCGTGCTGGACCTATCAAAACACAGAAG ctcCCTGACATGGAGCCTAAGGAGTACAAGCCTGGCCCTATCGGTAAAGAACGCTCCCTCCGTAACCGCAAGGCTAAGGACATCCACGGGGCGGAGGGAGAGGGTCTGGATGGGGGGATAGTACCAGGAGGAGGGGCCAGCAGAGCGGTGGACTCCAGCCCCACCAACACCGACACCTCTGTTCCTGAGCTGGGGGGTGACATCGAGGTGATGATCACCATAGCTTCTGCGGAGTATGGCAGCAGTTCCAAG GAGTCAGTGACTGACTACACCACCCCTTCGTCGTCTCTGGCTGACAGCGTTCCTACTGGAGGGAGTAAGATGGAGGAGAGCCTGGTAGCCAACGTGCCCCTGCCccactctctgcctctccctcgtAGAGAGGCGCTACAGCAGAGCTCCAGCCTCAGTACTGTCTCTCCTGCTAGCGTTGACCTCACACTGAAG ATGGAGTCAGCTCGTAAAGCGTGGGAGAACTCCCCCAGCCTGGTAGAGAAGAGCTCTCCTGTCACCTCCTCTTCTCCCATCACCTcctgcacctcctcctcctactcctccttctcctctgcctCCATGCCTCAGATACCAGTGGCCTCCGTTACGCCAAGCACCTCTCTGACAG GTGCTGGGACCTACACCACGTCCTCTCTGAGCACTAAGACCACCACGGCCTCTGACCCCCCCAACATCTGCAAGGTGAAACCCCAGCAGCTGCAGACTGGATCCATGAGCGGGACCAGCTTCTCCCAGCTGGGCTGTGTGGCCCCCTTGCTGCCCCAGCAGCAACAGACTCCACAGGTCTACGTCTCCCAGTCTGCAGCAG CCCAGATTCCAGCGTTCTACATGGACACCAGTCACCTGTTCAGCAACCCCCGCCTGGCACCTCCCTCTCTGGCACAGCAGCAGGGCTACCAGCCTAGACTCTCACAG CCTTATAAGGCCTTATTTTCTCCCCTCCAGCAGGCAGCGGTGCAGCAGATTCCAATCCCCATCTATGCTCCCCTGCAGGGCCAGCAccagcaccaacacacacaccaacacacacactctcaccagGCCCAGCTAGGCCTCAGCACCGGACCTCCCGTCTCCCAGCCACAGGACCTCTTCAGCTCCTCACTGCagccttacag gtctCAGCAGGCCTTTATGCAGAGCAGCCTGTCCCAGCCCAGCCCCATGATGTTATCAGGGCCGTCTCTCCACAGCTACCCTGGGGTTGGGGGCCCTGACCTGGGCAAGCCTCAGTCCAGCCTGGCCTACCAGCagccctccaacacacacatcccGATCATGTTTGAACCACAGCTCAACCAGCCCTCTGGCATGGGAGGATCCCAGCTGATAGACACACACCTACTGCAGGTATGGGAAAAG CGTCAGGGGATGAGTCAGCATTCTAACCTGTACTCGGGGCAGGTGCAGCAACACGGACAGAGCAGTTACTATAGTAACACACAGTCTCCTAGCTCTGCCATGCAGCAG gtgCAAGTCTCTCTGCCGGGCTCCCAGCTAGGTCTTCCTAACTATGGTTCTGGGGGTGGCCAACCCCTCCTGGCGctgccccccacccctccccaggCTCAGCCCCCCAGCCTCAGCCGccagccccccatctcacagccCTACAGGGGTCCATTCGGGCCCGGAcccacacacagcatgatgcagccTCCTTCCAGCAAG ATGTGTGAGATGGACCTGAAGCTGTTTGGCAGTGGGATGGACATGAAGCCTGGAACTCCTCCTCACAGCGCTAGGAGCACTACTCCTAcatctagtccttacag GGCCAGCTCTACATCTCCCAGCAGCCAGTCCAGTAAGATGAACAGCATGCTGTACCAGAAACAGTTCCAGCCCAGCTCTGCTGCCATGAGGGTCACACAGCACTTCCCTGGACAGTTCAACCCACAg aTTCTGTCTCAGCCCAACATGGTCTCTCCTCTGGTGCGCCCTCCCCCCCACACCCAACATGCTAACTCATTTGGTGGAGGGATGCAGCGTTCGCCAATGGGCCCACcacccatgtctccctctctgggAGGAGGGCTGATGCCTCACCCCCGGCCGCTACCGCAGCAGCAGCAGTTCCCCCAGCAGCACCTCTCCCACCCCCCCAGAGGGCCTCCTCCCCCCCTCGCACCTCGAGGCCCACCAGGTCCCAGAGGCAACCAGGCAGAGCAGGACCTCAAG GCGAAGCAGCGAGCCGAGGTGCTCCAGTCAACTCATAAGTTCTTCTCAGAGCAGCAGCTCAAGGCTCCGTCAGTCTCCAAACCCACTCGTCTCGACCAGGGGGGATGCAAACCCCCCCTCGACATCCTGCCCCCCAACCACCAGACCGTAGGAGTCGTGGAGCGCCCTGAGCCCGACAAATCCTCTCTGTCGGTGGGCAAGCCCATCCGGACCGGCCCTATCAAGCCCCAGGCCATCAAACCAGAGGAGGGGAAGTAG